A window of Dysidea avara chromosome 1, odDysAvar1.4, whole genome shotgun sequence genomic DNA:
AAATAACCACTGTCTGTTATTTAAAGAGCTACTAGTTACAATTTatccattaaatttttttacttTATAATGTATTCCTCCTTAAGTGGAGGATCTGTGGCACATTACTAATAGCATGAATTATAAATACAATTCTTGTTGGCACGACGTAGCCACAGGACTGAGTCATACTGACTAACGCATGTACTTACATTTGACTTTTGTACCCAATTGAAATAACTACATAAGACAATATATCGAGACTGGTACAAAATAATTCTTTTGTTCGGCACAAAATCAACTTTGTGGTTGCAAACTTCCTACCTAGAATTGCTATGTGCAACCTGTTGAGATTCCTcctaaacaaaacaaacaaaataattcCCTCTGAAAGCCTCCAAAATTCAAAACAAAAGTATTCCCCTTCTCAAATTACAGGATATTTGGTCAATATTGAGTAAATAATTTAATCAATTGTTTAGACTAGTACAACAGAAGGTAAAGTCCTCAACCACATGACTACACAGTCAGCCACTCAACTACACTGTATAAAATACACAGGACATACTAACATCATCATTGTATATTGTGCTTTGATTTGTTGTCGTTATTGAGCTAGATGGCTAACTTATCAGTTGATGATAATATTGATGTTGACATTGATGAACCAGTAGACTACAGCAAGCATGAGttagtgttactatagtgtatacaATATCTGTTTGCTTGGCCctttatattaattttttacaactcATTACTTTAGCAAAGGATGATCCTCTTAACACATAAGTTACAAAGATTATACAAGTAATTACTTTCAATTTATTAAGCAAACAATTCCTTAACGGCTTCCTATAATGCTACATCCTTCCAGAGTCAGCACTTTACTGTGGAACTGCCTTATGAAAAAATGTTGTAATGCAATGTAGAGCATTCTCTTACATGCTTGTAATCTTTTAGGTGTCCAGAGTTGTTCTACCCGAAACAGTTTGCCACTATCAAGTCACCACACAAACTGATACAACACAATGTAGTGGACACCATATATCATGGTACTCATCTACAACAAGCTACTGAAATATGTGGACGGTCAGCACAGCCATTGATTTACACATTTAAAGCAACGGAGAAGAAATGGCGTACACTTGGTGAAGGATACACTGAAGCAAACTGTAGTTACTTAATCAAGTCAAATGAAAGTGCTGCCCTACCAATAAGATCCAATGAAGCATTTGGTCCATTTCTATGGTTTGGAACAGACAAAAGTGAAACTGAGAACTACGGCCCATGGTGCTTTGAACTAGACTTTCCCAGTGTCCTGGAGGCTTATCACATGTGTAGACAAAACAGACAGATTTGCTCGAGGGTGGGTGGAACACTGATCTATGAACATGAAGTTACCCATGTCGTTATAATTTGCTGTGAAGAAGATAAAGAATGCCAGCAGTATCCATTAATACAAGCTAACAACAGTAGGTACTTTGTGTTACCCATCAGTGATGATAACTATGGTATGGCGATAGCATCAAACAGCGTAAACATTGCCCCAAGGCATGAACATGTAACACTAGCGTTCTACCTACCTGGGGACAGCAAGCTGAGACTACCAGTAACAGCCGGGAAAATCAGTGAAAACAAGCACCAATATTGTGTGAAAAGCAAAGGTGGAGTATGCCAGCATAAATAAATGAGGAACTGTTCTAGTTCTTtaaaattgtatgtatgtttacaCTCCAAATGTACACATATGAAATTGTAAATTAAACAGATATGCAATGTAAATGTTAATACAAATTTGTATAAATTACTACATTAAAATCATGTTGTAAAAATGATGATAAATATGATAACAAAACTATGTCATCTGTGGTGTATGATAAGGTACTACATAATTGAATGGTGTGCACTGTACAGGATTTCAACTAGGAAATGACTTGGGGGGGATACAGTTTTACTGAGAATATCTTGCCACTCCAAAAAAATCTTTGCTCGTATATCCCTTCTGGTTTATTCTCAGGCACACTTGAAAATTGCTACTCCAGAAATTTTTGCATTGTAATCTCTCTTAGATTGCTTCTGGTGCATTCTGAGATACTTCAGAATAACATGCCACACCAGGAAAGTTTTGCATTTTGGACTCTTGTAGATTGCTTTCGCTGCGTTCTCAGGTACCTAAGAATAACATGCACTccagatttttttcttttgcaTTTTAGACTCTTGTAGATTATTTCTGGTGCATCCTAAGTCACTTTCATTTAAACTATTGCTCAAAATGAAACCCCCCTCCTCCAAATGAAACCCTGAGTGTGGCAACCAATAAATGGATGGTTGTTCTGTACATGAGGAGATCCCAAGGACTAACTACAACACAATTCATACTGTGGATATTATATATTACCCAAATTTAGACTACAGCTCAAATGCATGATGGTAGATGCACGCAACAAAACTCATttttatacaatgttcaacATTTTAAAGGGCGTGACAGCCATTTTGCCAGCAAGTTGCTATCCCTCGCTAGCAAAATGGCTGCCACTCCCTTTACTTAGTGAGGTTTTAATTGCACGCACTCGCGAGAAACTACATTGCGCTTGGGCGGTACTGTAGATGATCAtacttatgtacatgtacacaagagATGGATAACAAAGAATATGAAATCTTTTGTCCACCATTAAATGGACCGGTCACTAATTACAttttcacttggtttagtggccaAATACTGGTAAGTGTCCCTTGCATGATCAGCATGTCAATTATAAGAACATCATTGACTATATCAAATGGTACGTAAATAAAATTGTGCAttgtgtgtgcacacatgtaTGTGTGGTTGTATGGAGTCTTGCTGACTCACACCCATCCACAAACTATACATAACGCACAAACAGGTATTCGCATGCCCATTACAAAACCTCAAAAAGCTTCCCTTGTCATCCACAAAATCAACCTTGTGGTCAGAAACTTCCTCAGGGTGTTAACCGTTGCCATGCCTCCTAACACAATATACAATAATTCCCTCCTTGTTAAAGTTCAGGTCAAACTTAAATAAACATAAGATGGCTGCACCATAGAGTAATACTGGCCACACAACTGTACAAAACTGAATTATATATGATGTAAACTACACTCTAATATGCTAGTCAGTATTCTACCAGAAGCAATTTGCCACTATCAAGTCACCACACAAACTGATAACATAGCGGACACCATATATCATGTGTAACAAGCTACTGAAATATGTGGACAGTCAGCACAGCCTTTAATGTGATATTAGTGAAGGCTACACCAAAGCAAAACTGTAGTTACCTAATCAAGCCAAATGAAAGTGCTGTCCTACCAATAGGATCTAATGAAGTATTCGGTCCATTCAAACCGAGAATTACGGCCTAGTGTCCTGGAGGCTTATCACATGTGTAGACAAAAAGGACAGATTTGCTCAAGGATGGGTGGAACTCTAATctacaaacaacaaacactTTCATTATAGTTTACTGTGAAGGTGATAAAGATGCCAGCAGTATCCATTAATACGTACAAACTAACAACAGTACATGTAGTGATGATAACTATGGTCCGGTGATTGCATCAAACAGTGTAGCTGGGGAAATCAGTGAAAAAAACACATCAATGTTGTATGACGATCGGGTGTGCCAACATAAACGAATCAGAAACTATTCCTGCTCCCATGCTTGTACACACCAGAAAATTTTTATTACAACATGTATGTAGATACTACATTCTACACAAAAGTGTATAAATACAGTGTTGATTAAAATAAAATGTTTTATCAAATGTATTATACATATGAATTTTCATGTAagggaaagtattttaattggtCCTTTAATTATGGTTGcacaaccactggatgctgtggttaggcAAAAAATGTAtagaaaccattgggaaacggACAACCGTGGACACAAAAACTATTGTCACATAGAATATTATGGAAATATCCGAGTTATTTAAGCAGCACTGTAAACTACATTGACTTCTACACTCTGTGGTGTTTGTCTGCTGTAAATATGCTAAGCCACTAGTGAGTTATGAGCCAATGAAGGTTAGAATGCCATGATGAAAATGTTTTCTGGAGACGAAACAcacaagcagctgcttgttaTCCTTATTTACCAGACATACAGTACAAGAGCAAGCCTTACTATCACCTGGATGATGTATCTGGGCTCCCTGAACACGTTGTTAACTTGGTTGGCTGTCATGCTGATTCAGCACTTTCCTGTGAAGCGATTCTCAACAAAGGCTATTGTTAAGACTTGTTGAAGTTCCTGTGTGATTTTCTGACTCTGAACTTACGAATATCAGCTGTGGAAAGCCTTGTTTGGTAACATTTCTAGCTTCACCACCCTATTAACTCAGACATTTTTCATCCTATTCACAGCAGACAACCACGAAACAaaagagaaatcaatgtagtttctttCCATGTACAGAGAATTAGAACATACCGTATACTTTGTAATTAAGTTACCAAAGTTTTATTCCCGGTTATTATTGTTTTCCCAATGGCttaaatacatttttatgggaattagtaaaacgcggaatacggaattgcggaataatgaaataagcaaaacttatcttttgcagattgtacaaatagttacatgttctatagtaattatactttatttaccttgtaacagctctgcatggcgcaccacggcgatggatagaacagcagctggcgagcattaaatgggacgagcACATAACCAATTACCCTAGCACGATCTACCTTTGCTAACTTTACTTACGtacactcttgattcaaacctgaagagttttgaaatccatttaaagacacACAACCACTCGACGTCCCTCTGAACTCTAGCGTGGCTCTTATAAATTCGGTCGTATGCACATGAAGGGCAGCTAGTTTaacctaagaatagaactaggtcTTGGTGTTTGgtagctatatcaactaaggagtatagataagtaagtttagcgaaggtagataGTTCTAGGGTGATTGATCGTGTGCTCGctgtcccatttaatgctcgcccagcTGCTTTTTAGCTATCCATCGCTGTGGCgagccatgcagagctgttgcaaggtgtaaataaagtatgattgctatagagcatgtaactatttgtacaatctgcaaaaaataagttttgcttatttcgttattccaCAATTCCATTATTCCGCATTTTACTAATTCCCCATTTTTATGGACATCCACAGCATCTAGTGGTTACGCATTAGACAATTAATACTGATTGCATtcctaaagccttacatgaaaCTGACCTATAATGCTCTTTGTAGATGAGGAGATGCTAAGTATGGGCATTACCTTAATGTGTACTAAATGCAAAATTTCTTAAGGGCTACAGAAGAATGTATTGGCTAGGGTTGTCAGTTGTTGTTGGCACAATTAATGGTGCAACTCTTACACATGCGCATACACTAcattatacagtgtatgtgtacacacacaaacactgcattacaacacacagagacacacatgCAGACACAGACATGttcatataatacatacatatatacatagtcCCTACTCACCTCACTAAGAAGGTTATTCTGCCATACTCGGAATATCACTCTAAACGCCACATCTCGTTGCATAAAAGAGTGGAAGCCATACTTGTCAGTGGACGTACACACTTGGATGGCATATGGGAACAGGTTAGCTGTCTTCTCTTTAGTGACTGACTGGATGGCTTTAAATGGAATAGTGAGCTATTGAATAAAAAATCCATGGTGCATTGTTTGTGCATCTAAGTATGCTGAACATACATATGCATTAAaggtgtaatgtgtgtgtgtgggtgcatgtgTGTCCCCTGATTATGTCCAGATACAGTAAAATGGGGAGCTCTGGTGATCTGGTGTCAACATCAATGGGCACCTgatgtaaactggggaagcaaatgccaactgtccatgtcttgtACAATGTCCAGGTGGGACTCCAGTTGACCACACTTTTATCTGTGAGACAAGGCACAGCCTCCTGCCCGCTATTAGTCTTGCCCCAACAGGATAACACATAGCACCTAAGTAGTACATGTGTAGGTGTGGTTCAGTTTGTTtgtaagtgtacatgtgtgtgtttgtgattATTTGTGTGCCTTACCAATGTCACCCAGGTGAGGATGTTGGCATAGAAACACAACCAGTTTTGTGTAATGTAAAGTCTTCCCTGCAGCAATATCTCCCTCTGTAGGGCACAGGCATAGTCTACAAGTGGGAAGAACACACAATTAAAACACATACAACCAGTCAAGGGCCTGAAGGGAGACACAGGGAATACATCCTTCCTACCCTTTATCCTTGATTGGGTAAAAACAAATACAGTTTGTTACGTATTCTGGTGACCAAAGTGAAAATTTAGCAACCAGTAACAAACTTTCCATCAAAACTACTTAGTGGCATTGACAGactttatcaaacagtactgtagtactgtttaagtagggattgtacCAATAATGAATGGAACCCACCAAAATGCCACCTCTAAAAGTAGACAGTTGGTAGACACTGTATGATAGGACCTTTTCACAAACTAGCTGGACTAAAAACAACCAAGCGACAAGTCCCTTTATGATCTAGTACAGCTGAACCAATAACAGTTGAGGGGTACATCTAGTAACTAATGTATATAATTCTTACATTAACAATACAAGGATATCTTCTGGTTTAGACGAACTTTTCCAAAAATTACAAAGATGTATCAATGAAAGCAAACATGTTTCAAACATCTTTATGGTTTCTTTTATACAcacattttaaaaattcaattgtgggttttaatatTTTTTCATTTTCTACCACAACTTCCACACACGGACAACACACCTGCTCAATAAGGTCACTATGTAATGAGTATAAGGAAAAACTGGGAATTTCAAGTTTGATttggaatcatagaaaaaagcagggaaacaagggaggccgcCTACACCTGCATACCgtatttcacacacacacacacacacacacacacacacacacacacacacacacacacacacacacacacacacacacacacacacacacacacacacacacacacacacacacacacaaacaaaatttCCTCGTATAAAAGCCCAGGCTTTTATTTCCTTCCCAGCATTTTTGACCTGGTCTTTTAACGAATAGGACCTTTATTTGAGACCGTTGGTCCAACTGATGCCCGGCATTTAATTGAATTCATATGGTAGTAGAATGGGATTAGTGTATTGGTAAGCATAGAAAACAGTGTGTTGACTATATAAACAAGTGTAGTAAAGGCTTAAAATGATCGGAAAATTGTTGTATCATACATATCTGTGTGCACGTGGACTTGCCCACGTGATtactcatagtaccttcataCCTCAGAAGGTTCTAAACTCAAGTATGAAGAAGCAGCCATTACCAGTAGACTCAAGTAATAGCCCGGGTCCCTATTTGAgaccaggtgtttattttcTGGAAACCCCCCAGCTTGTAATTGAGACAAGCGTTTCATTGAATACAGCTTTTATACAAGGAAACACAGTACTAGactactagtgaacatttaatccctacttcagactatatccatgactgaattagggattgaatgtccactagaATATCAACTTCCCTActattt
This region includes:
- the LOC136253310 gene encoding uncharacterized protein → MANLSVDDNIDVDIDEPVDYSKHECPELFYPKQFATIKSPHKLIQHNVVDTIYHGTHLQQATEICGRSAQPLIYTFKATEKKWRTLGEGYTEANCSYLIKSNESAALPIRSNEAFGPFLWFGTDKSETENYGPWCFELDFPSVLEAYHMCRQNRQICSRVGGTLIYEHEVTHVVIICCEEDKECQQYPLIQANNSRYFVLPISDDNYGMAIASNSVNIAPRHEHVTLAFYLPGDSKLRLPVTAGKISENKHQYCVKSKGGVCQHK